One part of the Anser cygnoides isolate HZ-2024a breed goose chromosome 9, Taihu_goose_T2T_genome, whole genome shotgun sequence genome encodes these proteins:
- the GPR160 gene encoding probable G-protein coupled receptor 160, whose amino-acid sequence MAALFCENCSGQYHYPQVHQPFEISCMLLLIMLGKVSLDFFMLQVKQKNVKVSFMGYFCVSLALLDFILLINIAVIFYFEDFALWGVRFTKYHICLFTQIISLTYGILHYPVCLVAGLDYYMTIAQTSQSPRQGQRLFYVLVVIFIWISVFFCILKVPAIYEELEIRNHFSPYQCPLYVSVQSYAVSFAMLLLIGMAFMVSRKEVITMILSVRLVSFASQPVLMFSYASNNNGTCFKWQLLTRLLVCFLGTWAPFVLLQFIILFLGARIPAYMEMNVPWLYFINSFLIAVAYWCRCHDVELTEEMWSTDPFVSWKFCFMPFNNENTEPAEKPGTVIVIC is encoded by the coding sequence ATGGCTGCTCTATTCTGTGAAAATTGTTCTGGTCAGTACCACTACCCGCAGGTCCACCAGCCTTTTGAGATCAGCTGCATGCTGCTTCTGATTATGCTTGGAAAAGTGTCCCTTGATTTCTTCATGTTGCAAGTTAagcaaaaaaatgtgaaagttaGTTTTATGGGatacttctgtgtttctttggCACTTCTTGATTTCATCCTGCTGATCAATATAGCTgtcattttctattttgaagACTTTGCGCTCTGGGGTGTAAGATTTACAAAGTACCATATCTGCCTCTTCACTCAGATAATTTCTCTTACTTACGGTATTTTGCATTACCCAGTATGTCTCGTGGCTGGTCTGGATTATTACATGACTATAGCCCAAACCTCTCAATCTCCTAGACAAGGCCAAAGACTATTTTATGTACTTGTTGTGATTTTTATATggatttcagtttttttttgtattctgaaaGTTCCTGCTATCTACGAAGAACTAGAAATTCGGAACCATTTTTCTCCTTATCAGTGTCCTCTCTATGTCAGCGTGCAGAGCTACGCCGTCTCGTTTGCCATGCTGCTTCTCATAGGCATGGCTTTCATGGTCTCTCGGAAGGAAGTTATAACCATGATACTGTCTGTCAGGCTGGTTTCTTTTGCCAGTCAGCCTGTTCTGATGTTCTCGTACGCGTCTAACAACAACGGCACTTGCTTTAAGTGGCAACTTCTGACCAGACTCCTCGTCTGTTTCCTTGGCACTTGGGCACCTTTTGTGCTTCTTCAGtttatcattttgtttcttggtGCTCGGATTCCGGCCTACATGGAGATGAATGTCCCCTGGCTGTACTTCATCAACAGCTTTCTCATTGCAGTAGCGTACTGGTGTCGATGTCACGATGTCGAATTGACAGAGGAGATGTGGTCTACAGACCCATTTGTTAGCTGGAAATTCTGCTTTATGCCATTTaacaatgaaaacacagagccAGCTGAAAAGCCGGGCACAGTAATTGTGATCTGTTAA